In Methanosarcina siciliae T4/M, one genomic interval encodes:
- a CDS encoding ABC transporter ATP-binding protein produces the protein MPDVLLKVSGVSVSIPTGQGSVHAVDDAVFSINRHEVFSLIGESGSGKSILGQAIMRLLPPNAVFSGKVELGGTEISALSEKEMQKVRGKTVASIAQNPYLAMNPGIRVGTQIAEPMRAHLGISKEDAKTRACRALKYFDIIPSEVREREYPFQYSGGMLQRAMVAMGTAADPELIIADEPTKGVDVLKKRNIAAIFKKVVSKGCAFLLITHDVGFARVMSDRIAVNYCGQIIEIAGKDPFFKEPLHPYSKALLDAVPERGMHPIPGQSPSMIAVPEGCRFHPRCPYKTDRCLTDPPVVELGGRCVRCWMYA, from the coding sequence ATGCCTGATGTGTTGCTGAAAGTATCCGGGGTTTCCGTATCAATCCCAACCGGACAGGGATCAGTTCACGCAGTTGATGATGCGGTATTTTCTATTAATAGACATGAGGTGTTTTCACTGATAGGGGAGTCAGGAAGCGGAAAATCGATACTTGGCCAGGCAATAATGCGGCTGCTTCCCCCGAATGCAGTGTTTTCCGGGAAAGTGGAACTTGGCGGTACAGAGATATCCGCTCTTTCCGAAAAAGAGATGCAGAAAGTCCGCGGCAAAACGGTTGCATCAATTGCCCAGAACCCGTATCTTGCGATGAATCCCGGGATAAGAGTTGGCACTCAGATTGCTGAGCCGATGCGGGCACATCTCGGGATAAGTAAAGAGGACGCAAAGACCAGGGCTTGCCGGGCTCTGAAGTATTTTGACATCATCCCTTCCGAGGTGCGGGAAAGGGAATACCCGTTCCAGTACAGCGGCGGAATGCTGCAGCGGGCTATGGTTGCAATGGGAACGGCTGCAGATCCCGAGCTGATCATCGCTGATGAACCAACAAAAGGTGTTGATGTGCTAAAAAAGCGCAATATTGCGGCAATTTTTAAGAAGGTTGTCTCGAAAGGTTGTGCGTTTCTTTTAATTACGCATGATGTCGGTTTTGCTCGGGTGATGTCGGACCGAATCGCGGTAAACTACTGCGGGCAGATAATAGAGATTGCAGGAAAGGACCCGTTTTTCAAAGAGCCTCTGCATCCATATTCAAAAGCGCTTCTGGATGCGGTGCCGGAACGCGGCATGCACCCCATTCCGGGCCAGTCCCCTTCAATGATTGCGGTGCCGGAAGGCTGCAGGTTTCATCCGCGATGCCCGTACAAAACGGACAGATGCCTGACTGATCCGCCGGTTGTGGAATTGGGGGGAAGATGTGTGAGGTGCTGGATGTATGCTTAA
- a CDS encoding ABC transporter ATP-binding protein encodes MLKAENLRYVYTSGLIKTTKKTAVCSVDLEILPGETVAIVGESGCGKSTLAKLLVQQLSPASGEVFFDETKLTGMSWKKLRKFMGKIQLIPQNPADVLDPRWTVERSVAEPLVISRAFSREDISAKVDALFAEVGLSAEHKPRYPHELSGGELQRVVIARALALKPELLVCDEATSMLDVSVQAFIVAVLKEIQKKRELGMVFITHDLETAKAVSDRGLVMYAGEIVEEGKDVFDQPLHPYTRALLDAVRYVSLELVLPEEGEAQPAGFSGCPYFRLCRERTDMCKEPQKLRDVSGRLVRCWKAK; translated from the coding sequence ATGCTTAAGGCAGAGAATCTGCGTTATGTTTACACCTCCGGCCTGATTAAAACCACCAAAAAGACAGCTGTCTGCAGCGTGGATCTTGAGATTCTTCCGGGCGAGACGGTAGCTATTGTCGGAGAGTCAGGGTGCGGAAAATCAACGCTTGCAAAGCTGCTTGTCCAGCAACTGTCACCGGCTTCAGGGGAAGTGTTTTTCGACGAGACGAAACTGACGGGGATGAGCTGGAAGAAGCTCCGGAAGTTTATGGGAAAAATCCAGTTAATCCCCCAGAACCCGGCTGATGTGCTTGATCCGAGATGGACGGTTGAAAGGTCGGTTGCCGAGCCGCTGGTGATTTCCAGGGCTTTTTCCAGAGAGGATATTTCGGCAAAGGTAGATGCCCTGTTTGCGGAAGTGGGGCTTTCTGCAGAGCACAAGCCCCGATATCCGCATGAGCTGTCAGGAGGAGAGCTGCAGAGGGTGGTAATTGCCAGGGCGCTTGCTCTGAAGCCCGAGCTGCTGGTCTGCGATGAAGCGACCTCAATGCTCGATGTGTCGGTACAGGCGTTTATTGTGGCGGTGCTCAAAGAGATTCAGAAGAAACGAGAGCTTGGAATGGTGTTTATCACGCACGACCTGGAGACGGCAAAGGCTGTTTCGGACCGGGGGCTGGTGATGTATGCAGGTGAAATTGTTGAGGAAGGAAAGGATGTCTTTGATCAGCCTCTGCACCCGTATACGCGTGCCCTTCTGGATGCAGTACGGTATGTGTCGCTTGAGCTTGTGCTTCCCGAGGAAGGAGAAGCGCAGCCAGCTGGTTTTTCGGGCTGTCCCTACTTCAGATTGTGCCGGGAGAGAACGGACATGTGCAAAGAACCTCAAAAATTGAGGGATGTTTCGGGGAGATTGGTGAGGTGCTGGAAAGCAAAATGA
- a CDS encoding formylmethanofuran dehydrogenase subunit B produces the protein MFFKNIICPACGAVCDDIQVKFRNGAIEAKNICKVGNARFKALASSRRLKQPLIKFEGKLKPVLWDEALEKAADILVSAKRPLLFMGSDISCETHEIGLRIGEYLGAVVDSNTTLGNGPAAMGLQESGKTGATEGQKKNRGDLVVYWGTNPLESMPRQMSRYGVFPRGYWTRRGIFDRTVITVDPRKTLTSEASDLHVQLKPNSDYELISGLLTLLHGKTPHPSIEEVTGIPTFLMEQMLYMMKNCNFGSISVGVGLSSSIGKHRNVEIAMNLVKELNNYTKFTLGVLRSHCNVAGFNQVASGMYGYPFGLDFMKGYPRYNPGEFTTVDLLRERDVDAVFVIGTDLLNEVPADCAAYLSEIPLICLDIAPCPTIIASDVVLPAVIDAMECDGTFYRLDDVAVHFEPFMDSSFEFTKSNEDTLKQLFVKIKEKI, from the coding sequence ATGTTTTTCAAAAACATAATTTGTCCTGCCTGTGGGGCTGTCTGCGACGATATTCAGGTTAAATTCAGAAACGGAGCAATTGAAGCTAAAAATATATGTAAAGTTGGGAATGCCAGGTTCAAGGCGCTTGCCAGTTCCCGGAGACTCAAACAGCCCCTTATAAAGTTTGAAGGAAAATTAAAGCCTGTTCTCTGGGACGAAGCCCTCGAAAAAGCTGCTGATATCCTTGTTTCGGCAAAACGTCCTCTGCTTTTTATGGGCAGTGATATTTCCTGCGAAACGCATGAAATCGGACTTCGAATTGGAGAATATCTGGGTGCGGTTGTGGATTCCAATACTACTCTGGGGAACGGGCCTGCAGCTATGGGACTCCAGGAGTCAGGAAAAACAGGTGCAACGGAAGGACAGAAGAAGAATAGGGGAGACCTTGTGGTCTACTGGGGAACCAATCCTCTCGAATCTATGCCCCGGCAGATGTCCAGGTACGGAGTTTTCCCGAGAGGTTACTGGACCAGAAGAGGAATTTTTGACCGGACAGTTATAACGGTGGACCCGAGAAAAACTCTCACTTCCGAGGCTTCCGACCTGCACGTGCAGCTCAAACCTAACTCCGATTACGAACTGATAAGTGGCCTTTTGACCCTGCTCCACGGAAAAACCCCTCATCCCTCAATAGAAGAAGTCACGGGAATTCCCACCTTTTTGATGGAGCAGATGCTCTATATGATGAAAAACTGTAACTTCGGTTCAATCTCGGTAGGAGTTGGGCTTTCTTCTTCAATCGGGAAGCACAGAAACGTCGAAATTGCCATGAACCTCGTAAAGGAACTGAACAATTATACCAAGTTTACCCTTGGAGTTCTCCGCAGTCACTGCAATGTTGCAGGCTTTAACCAGGTCGCATCCGGCATGTACGGCTATCCTTTCGGACTTGACTTCATGAAGGGATATCCCCGTTACAACCCCGGGGAGTTCACCACAGTGGATTTGTTGCGGGAAAGGGATGTGGACGCTGTCTTTGTGATAGGCACCGATCTTTTAAACGAGGTCCCTGCGGATTGTGCAGCTTACCTTTCAGAAATTCCCCTGATCTGCCTGGACATTGCTCCGTGTCCTACCATAATTGCCTCGGATGTCGTGCTTCCGGCTGTTATTGATGCAATGGAATGCGATGGAACCTTCTACAGGCTCGATGACGTGGCTGTTCACTTCGAGCCCTTCATGGATTCTTCCTTTGAGTTCACAAAGAGTAATGAAGACACCTTAAAGCAGCTTTTTGTGAAGATCAAAGAAAAAATATGA
- a CDS encoding TOBE domain-containing protein: MKLSARNVLKGKVKSIVTGMVNTEFVIELPEGTEITSIITKTSAESMNLKVGSEVCAALKASNVMIATD, encoded by the coding sequence ATGAAACTGAGTGCACGTAACGTTTTGAAAGGCAAGGTTAAAAGCATTGTCACCGGAATGGTTAACACTGAATTTGTAATCGAATTGCCAGAGGGAACGGAAATCACTTCCATCATCACAAAAACATCAGCTGAGAGTATGAATTTGAAAGTCGGAAGCGAAGTATGCGCAGCACTCAAGGCCTCAAATGTGATGATAGCCACAGATTAA
- a CDS encoding TOBE domain-containing protein, whose product MKLSARNVFKGKVKSIVIGMVNAEIVVELPSGTEVTSIITKTSAENMKLKEGSEVYAAFKATSVMIAID is encoded by the coding sequence ATGAAATTGAGCGCACGCAATGTCTTTAAGGGGAAGGTAAAAAGTATCGTCATCGGAATGGTCAATGCGGAAATTGTAGTAGAATTGCCAAGTGGAACAGAAGTCACTTCCATCATTACGAAGACCTCGGCTGAAAATATGAAGTTGAAAGAAGGAAGCGAAGTATACGCAGCATTCAAGGCCACAAGTGTAATGATAGCCATAGACTGA
- the modA gene encoding molybdate ABC transporter substrate-binding protein, with amino-acid sequence MRKELIVLLVLLGVFLAIGCAENGSEAVNETGTPTAETPVSEQESETILVSAAASLTEVFTDMESQFEAENPGVDVNFNFAGSGSLRTQIEGGAPVDVFASASQSHMDILAGKELIENSSREDFAQNSLVLIVPSSSTLNISGIEDLTSSEVERIAIGNPETAPVGKYTTQSLTEAGIWDQLEGKTILAEDVKQVLVYVERGEVDAGFVYMTDAKTAEPGTIEIVTTVPVTTPISYPIAVVSASENKEEAQEFIDFVTGEEGQEILEEYGFTPESATA; translated from the coding sequence ATGCGAAAAGAACTGATTGTTCTGTTAGTATTATTAGGTGTATTCCTTGCAATAGGATGTGCTGAAAACGGAAGCGAAGCCGTAAACGAAACAGGTACCCCCACAGCAGAAACCCCGGTATCCGAACAGGAGTCCGAAACTATTTTAGTCTCTGCAGCTGCCAGCCTTACCGAAGTCTTTACGGATATGGAATCCCAGTTTGAAGCCGAAAACCCTGGTGTAGACGTTAACTTCAACTTTGCAGGGTCCGGAAGCCTGCGTACGCAAATAGAGGGAGGAGCTCCGGTTGATGTTTTTGCTTCAGCTTCCCAGAGCCACATGGATATACTTGCCGGAAAGGAGTTAATTGAGAACAGCTCAAGAGAAGACTTTGCTCAGAACTCCCTTGTGCTCATAGTCCCATCAAGCAGTACCCTCAACATAAGCGGAATAGAAGACCTGACTTCTTCTGAAGTTGAGAGGATCGCGATCGGAAATCCCGAAACAGCCCCCGTAGGCAAATATACAACCCAGTCTCTTACCGAAGCAGGCATCTGGGACCAGCTGGAAGGAAAGACAATACTCGCCGAAGATGTAAAACAGGTCCTTGTATATGTTGAAAGAGGGGAAGTGGATGCAGGTTTTGTGTACATGACCGATGCAAAGACTGCAGAACCAGGAACAATCGAAATCGTTACAACAGTGCCTGTAACTACCCCAATTAGCTACCCGATAGCTGTGGTTTCGGCGTCTGAGAACAAAGAAGAAGCACAGGAATTCATCGATTTCGTAACAGGAGAGGAAGGCCAGGAAATACTCGAAGAATACGGGTTCACTCCCGAATCCGCAACGGCATAA
- the modB gene encoding molybdate ABC transporter permease subunit produces the protein MIPMLDKIWFPLSLTLWIAAISSFFVLFSGVAIAYVFARRDFRGKGLAELLLTLPLVLPPTVIGYLLVVLVGRNGFLGQMILNFLGTGIMFTWQAAVIAAYTVSLPLMVYTAKAAIEAVDREIEYAAYILGKSELETALKITLPIAKKGILAGLILSFARAMGEFGATLMLAGNIPGKTNTMSISIYSAFQAGNNELAQLLVLILVFMSLLTIALTGRFAGRLEV, from the coding sequence ATGATACCTATGCTGGACAAGATATGGTTTCCTTTATCACTCACACTCTGGATAGCAGCTATATCGTCTTTTTTCGTACTGTTCAGTGGCGTAGCCATAGCTTATGTGTTTGCAAGGCGGGATTTCAGGGGAAAAGGACTTGCGGAACTATTACTAACTCTTCCCCTTGTCCTTCCCCCTACCGTAATTGGTTACCTTCTTGTTGTCCTGGTAGGAAGAAATGGATTTTTAGGGCAGATGATTCTGAATTTTCTGGGGACAGGGATCATGTTCACCTGGCAGGCAGCAGTTATTGCAGCCTATACGGTTTCCCTTCCCCTGATGGTATATACTGCAAAAGCAGCTATTGAAGCAGTGGACAGAGAAATCGAATATGCAGCCTACATCCTTGGAAAAAGTGAACTTGAGACCGCTCTGAAAATAACCCTCCCTATTGCAAAAAAAGGAATACTGGCAGGACTCATACTTAGTTTTGCCAGGGCTATGGGAGAATTCGGAGCAACCCTTATGCTGGCAGGAAATATCCCGGGAAAAACGAACACAATGTCGATCTCAATATACAGCGCTTTTCAGGCAGGGAATAACGAACTTGCCCAGTTGCTGGTCTTAATCCTGGTCTTTATGTCCCTGCTGACCATTGCACTGACCGGAAGATTCGCAGGAAGATTAGAGGTATGA
- a CDS encoding ABC transporter ATP-binding protein → MRLGIKVDIKKRYSEAEIKGKKSPGKAFTLDVSFEMDNELVVLFGSSGSGKTTMFKCISGITQPDSGKITVGSKVYYDKDKKINLPIQKRNLGYVFQNYTLFPHMTVRKNIECGLKSWEKEDREVRVMEMLHLLHIEELEARRPSQISGGQKQRVALARALAPKPGILLLDEPFSALDMEIRTELADKIKKLQKKIEVPLLFITHSLEEAFLLADKILILKEGKVQQFGTPEDIFYHPKNLNVAELIGISNIFDDAYVEEHEDESRNAVLRSGDMRIKTESPNFKAGDKVSWGIHPENITFLPDSGSEDQDENIYSAHANNIINKGPKKRIDLKLVKHNKTLTAEVPAQFVDSLNLYAGCLCLVKLEKSKVVAFRNF, encoded by the coding sequence ATGAGATTGGGCATTAAAGTTGATATTAAAAAACGCTATAGTGAAGCTGAAATCAAAGGAAAAAAAAGCCCTGGAAAAGCTTTTACCCTGGATGTCAGCTTTGAGATGGATAACGAACTTGTGGTGCTTTTTGGGTCGTCGGGGTCCGGGAAGACCACGATGTTCAAATGCATTTCAGGAATCACACAGCCTGATAGCGGAAAAATAACTGTAGGAAGTAAAGTATACTACGATAAAGACAAAAAAATTAACCTGCCAATTCAGAAACGTAATCTTGGTTACGTATTTCAGAACTATACCCTCTTCCCCCACATGACAGTAAGAAAAAACATCGAATGTGGCCTCAAAAGTTGGGAAAAAGAGGACAGGGAAGTAAGGGTTATGGAAATGCTGCACCTGCTCCATATTGAAGAGCTTGAAGCCCGCCGCCCTTCACAGATATCAGGCGGACAGAAACAGAGAGTAGCCCTTGCAAGGGCTCTTGCCCCCAAACCCGGGATTTTACTTCTGGATGAACCTTTTTCCGCACTGGACATGGAAATAAGGACCGAACTTGCCGATAAAATAAAAAAATTGCAAAAAAAGATAGAGGTACCTCTGTTATTCATTACTCACAGCCTGGAAGAAGCTTTTCTGCTGGCTGATAAGATTCTAATTCTAAAAGAAGGCAAGGTCCAGCAGTTCGGAACCCCGGAAGATATCTTTTATCATCCCAAAAACCTGAACGTGGCAGAACTTATAGGGATATCAAATATTTTTGACGATGCTTATGTGGAAGAACATGAGGATGAGTCGAGAAATGCAGTGCTAAGAAGTGGGGACATGAGGATAAAAACAGAATCTCCGAACTTCAAAGCAGGAGACAAAGTTTCCTGGGGGATCCATCCTGAGAACATAACTTTTTTGCCGGATTCCGGCTCTGAAGATCAGGACGAAAACATTTATTCCGCACATGCGAACAATATTATTAACAAGGGGCCTAAAAAAAGAATTGACCTTAAACTTGTCAAACATAACAAAACTCTGACTGCAGAAGTACCTGCCCAATTTGTAGATTCCCTGAATCTGTATGCAGGTTGTTTATGCCTGGTTAAACTGGAAAAGAGTAAAGTAGTGGCATTTCGCAATTTCTGA